A genomic region of Prionailurus bengalensis isolate Pbe53 chromosome D1, Fcat_Pben_1.1_paternal_pri, whole genome shotgun sequence contains the following coding sequences:
- the SLC35F2 gene encoding solute carrier family 35 member F2 isoform X1: MEAASPAGPAAPQPRAPGAAGGLGSLLRGLKGQLFTWNILKTVALGQMLSLCICGTAITSQYLAERYRVNTPMLQSFINYCLLLLFYTVMLAFQSGSDNLLHVLKRKWWKYVLLGLADVEANYLIVKAYQYTTLTSVQLLDCFGIPVLMALSWFVLYARYRVIHLIAVAVCLLGVGTMVGADILAGREDNSGSDVLIGDILVLLGASLYAVSNVCEEYIVKKLSRQEFLGMVGLFGTIISGIQLSIVECKDIASIQWDWKIALLFVAFALCMFCLYSFMPLVIQVTSATSVNLGILTADLYSLFFGLFLFGYKFSGLYLLSFTVIMVGFVLYCSTPTRTAEPAESSVPPITSIGIDNLGLKLEENLQETPSAAL, from the exons gAACATCTTGAAGACAGTTGCATTGGGTCAGATGTTGTCCTTGTGTATATGTGGGACGGCCATTACCAGCCAGTACCTGGCAGAAAGATACAGAGTGAACACGCCCATGCTTCAGAGCTTTATCAACTACTGCCTGCTGCTTCTGTTTTATACGGTGATGCTGGCATTCCAGTCAG GTAGTGATAACCTTCTGCACGTCTTGAAGAGAAAATGGTGGAAGTACGTCCTGCTTGGACTAGCGGACGTGGAAGCCAATTACCTGATTGTCAAAGCATACCAGTATACGACTCTAACCAGTGTCCAG CTTTTGGACTGCTTTGGGATTCCTGTGTTGATGGCGCTCTCGTGGTTTGTTCTCTATGCAAGATACAGAGTGATCCACTTGATTGCTGTAGCTGTCTGTCTGCTGGGCGTGGGGACGATGGTCGGTGCCGACATACTCGCAGGGAGAGAAGACAATTCAG GTAGTGATGTGCTGATTGGTGACATCTTGGTCCTTCTTGGAGCTTCTCTCTATGCTGTTTCTAACGTGTGTGAAGAGTATATCGTGAAGAAGCTGAGCAGGCAGGAGTTTTTAGGAATGGTGGGCCTATTCGGAACCATTATCAGCGGCATACAGCT ATCGATCGTTGAATGTAAGGATATTGCCAGCATTCAGTGGGACTGGAAAATCG CCCTGCTGTTTGTGGCGTTTGCCCTCTGTATGTTTTGCCTGTACAGCTTTATGCCGCTGGTGATTCAGGTCACTAGTGCCACTTCTGTGAACTTGGGCATCCTGACAGCCGACCTCTACAGTCTTTTCTTTGGACTCTTTCTGTTTGGCTATAAG TTTTCGGGGCTCTACCTCCTGTCCTTCACCGTCATCATGGTGGGGTTCGTCCTCTACTGCTCCACCCCCACGCGCACAGCCGAGCCGGCAGAGAGCAGCGTGCCGCCCATCACCAGCATCGGAATCGACAACCTAGGACTAAAGCTCGAGGAGAACCTGCAGGAGACCCCCTCGGCAGCCTTGTAG
- the SLC35F2 gene encoding solute carrier family 35 member F2 isoform X2 translates to MLSLCICGTAITSQYLAERYRVNTPMLQSFINYCLLLLFYTVMLAFQSGSDNLLHVLKRKWWKYVLLGLADVEANYLIVKAYQYTTLTSVQLLDCFGIPVLMALSWFVLYARYRVIHLIAVAVCLLGVGTMVGADILAGREDNSGSDVLIGDILVLLGASLYAVSNVCEEYIVKKLSRQEFLGMVGLFGTIISGIQLSIVECKDIASIQWDWKIALLFVAFALCMFCLYSFMPLVIQVTSATSVNLGILTADLYSLFFGLFLFGYKFSGLYLLSFTVIMVGFVLYCSTPTRTAEPAESSVPPITSIGIDNLGLKLEENLQETPSAAL, encoded by the exons ATGTTGTCCTTGTGTATATGTGGGACGGCCATTACCAGCCAGTACCTGGCAGAAAGATACAGAGTGAACACGCCCATGCTTCAGAGCTTTATCAACTACTGCCTGCTGCTTCTGTTTTATACGGTGATGCTGGCATTCCAGTCAG GTAGTGATAACCTTCTGCACGTCTTGAAGAGAAAATGGTGGAAGTACGTCCTGCTTGGACTAGCGGACGTGGAAGCCAATTACCTGATTGTCAAAGCATACCAGTATACGACTCTAACCAGTGTCCAG CTTTTGGACTGCTTTGGGATTCCTGTGTTGATGGCGCTCTCGTGGTTTGTTCTCTATGCAAGATACAGAGTGATCCACTTGATTGCTGTAGCTGTCTGTCTGCTGGGCGTGGGGACGATGGTCGGTGCCGACATACTCGCAGGGAGAGAAGACAATTCAG GTAGTGATGTGCTGATTGGTGACATCTTGGTCCTTCTTGGAGCTTCTCTCTATGCTGTTTCTAACGTGTGTGAAGAGTATATCGTGAAGAAGCTGAGCAGGCAGGAGTTTTTAGGAATGGTGGGCCTATTCGGAACCATTATCAGCGGCATACAGCT ATCGATCGTTGAATGTAAGGATATTGCCAGCATTCAGTGGGACTGGAAAATCG CCCTGCTGTTTGTGGCGTTTGCCCTCTGTATGTTTTGCCTGTACAGCTTTATGCCGCTGGTGATTCAGGTCACTAGTGCCACTTCTGTGAACTTGGGCATCCTGACAGCCGACCTCTACAGTCTTTTCTTTGGACTCTTTCTGTTTGGCTATAAG TTTTCGGGGCTCTACCTCCTGTCCTTCACCGTCATCATGGTGGGGTTCGTCCTCTACTGCTCCACCCCCACGCGCACAGCCGAGCCGGCAGAGAGCAGCGTGCCGCCCATCACCAGCATCGGAATCGACAACCTAGGACTAAAGCTCGAGGAGAACCTGCAGGAGACCCCCTCGGCAGCCTTGTAG